In Planctomycetia bacterium, one DNA window encodes the following:
- a CDS encoding NUDIX hydrolase: METLLTCPKFSVVRKSVRGRDGRDHLREIVVHPGAVVVLPLLDDGRCLMLRHVRPSVDKVLWELPAGTLDKPGEEPESAAAREVEEETGHRAGRIEQLCEFHPSPGILSELIRAYVARDLSPTRQNLDAGEDLDVVPTPVDDAIKMALDGRIIDAKTIITLLVWNGRGRP, encoded by the coding sequence ATGGAAACACTCCTCACCTGCCCCAAGTTCTCCGTCGTACGCAAATCCGTGCGCGGACGCGATGGCCGGGACCATCTGCGAGAGATCGTCGTGCATCCCGGCGCGGTCGTCGTGCTGCCGCTGCTGGACGACGGACGCTGCCTGATGCTGCGGCACGTTCGGCCGTCGGTCGACAAGGTGCTGTGGGAGCTACCGGCCGGAACGCTGGACAAGCCGGGCGAGGAGCCGGAGTCGGCCGCGGCGCGCGAGGTGGAAGAGGAGACGGGTCACCGCGCCGGGCGAATTGAGCAACTTTGCGAGTTCCACCCGTCGCCGGGGATCTTGAGCGAGTTGATTCGTGCGTACGTCGCGCGCGATCTGTCGCCGACGCGGCAGAATCTCGATGCCGGCGAAGACCTGGACGTCGTGCCGACGCCGGTGGATGATGCCATAAAAATGGCACTCGACGGGCGCATCATCGACGCGAAAACGATCATCACGCTGCTGGTCTGGAACGGAAGGGGGCGGCCATGA
- the rpmE gene encoding 50S ribosomal protein L31, with the protein MKPDIHPKYYKTTVTCGCGHSFETGSTREKIAVEICSACHPFFTGTQKFVDTAGRVEKFQKKFGSNYFKGGKKGEPNKA; encoded by the coding sequence GTGAAGCCCGACATTCATCCGAAGTATTACAAGACGACCGTGACGTGCGGCTGCGGCCATTCGTTTGAGACCGGCAGCACGCGCGAGAAGATCGCCGTGGAAATCTGCTCGGCGTGCCATCCGTTTTTCACCGGCACGCAGAAGTTCGTGGACACGGCCGGCCGCGTCGAGAAGTTCCAGAAGAAGTTCGGCTCGAACTACTTCAAGGGCGGCAAGAAAGGCGAACCGAACAAGGCCTAG
- a CDS encoding HEPN domain-containing protein: MPPKVELVRDWMAAARQDLQAADVLLASTPPLPESACFHLQQAIEKALKGVLLLNDQRPPRTHDLIDLMGLCERWLPGLNQVAGLGNGSQPVRLICAIPILLRV; the protein is encoded by the coding sequence ATGCCGCCGAAAGTTGAACTCGTGCGCGATTGGATGGCAGCGGCTCGTCAGGATTTGCAAGCGGCAGATGTCCTGCTTGCCTCGACGCCGCCGCTGCCGGAGTCCGCTTGTTTTCACCTTCAGCAAGCCATTGAGAAGGCGCTCAAAGGGGTTCTACTTCTCAACGATCAACGGCCTCCGCGAACGCATGATTTGATCGACTTGATGGGCCTCTGCGAACGATGGCTTCCCGGCCTGAACCAGGTAGCAGGGCTTGGGAATGGCTCACAACCTGTGCGGTTGATCTGCGCTATCCCGATTCTGCTTCGCGTGTGA
- a CDS encoding SelT/SelW/SelH family protein, whose translation MPQATGLVAELTQKYGKDKVTCELTPGGGGVFDVTLDGKLIFSKKQVGRFPTYGEIPLAIDQNLANR comes from the coding sequence TTGCCCCAAGCCACCGGTCTGGTGGCCGAACTGACGCAGAAATACGGCAAGGACAAAGTCACATGCGAACTCACCCCCGGCGGTGGAGGTGTCTTCGACGTGACGCTCGACGGCAAATTGATCTTCAGCAAGAAGCAGGTCGGGCGATTCCCCACCTACGGCGAAATCCCGCTGGCGATCGACCAGAATCTGGCAAATCGCTAG
- a CDS encoding ATP-binding protein: MTISYDTFERLKTRGLAAYKAGNYAEAKPFLMQAADAMIKIAAETGDPTRRQRRKVMAAELIEFARQCDERADQKRALRRAAASDGDDKGTDASDWVVREKPSVRFDDIAGLEDVKHEIRMKMIYPFSHPELAAKYGIATGGGLLLYGPPGTGKTMIAKAVAAEIDATMFVISPAQVLSKWVGEAEQNIRKLFTAAKAERRSIIFIDEIEALVPSRRDSNSSVMTRVVPQILQELEGFDRNAKSNPLLFVGATNEPWALDSAVMRPGRFDSKVYVPLPDAPARFKLVEIYLGKRPLADDVDFGEIVERLDGYSGADVKAIAEKAATIPFMSAIGGGEPRPISRADIFSVIEQLPPSVNKNDLLRFERFRAGG; encoded by the coding sequence ATGACCATCTCCTACGACACCTTCGAACGATTGAAGACTCGCGGACTTGCTGCGTACAAGGCCGGCAACTATGCCGAGGCCAAGCCGTTTCTCATGCAGGCGGCGGATGCGATGATCAAGATCGCGGCCGAGACCGGCGATCCGACGCGGCGGCAGCGGCGGAAGGTGATGGCGGCGGAGTTGATCGAGTTCGCACGGCAGTGCGACGAGCGCGCGGACCAGAAGCGCGCCTTGCGCCGCGCGGCGGCGAGCGATGGCGACGACAAGGGCACCGATGCCTCCGATTGGGTCGTGCGCGAGAAGCCGTCGGTCCGCTTCGACGACATCGCCGGGCTGGAGGATGTGAAGCACGAAATCCGCATGAAAATGATCTACCCGTTCAGCCACCCGGAGCTGGCAGCGAAATACGGCATCGCCACCGGCGGCGGCCTGCTGCTCTACGGCCCGCCCGGCACCGGCAAGACGATGATCGCCAAGGCCGTCGCGGCCGAGATCGACGCGACGATGTTCGTCATCAGCCCGGCGCAGGTGTTGAGCAAATGGGTCGGCGAAGCGGAGCAGAACATTCGCAAGTTGTTCACCGCGGCGAAGGCCGAACGGCGTTCGATCATCTTCATCGACGAGATCGAGGCGCTGGTGCCCAGCCGGCGCGATTCGAACAGCAGCGTGATGACGCGCGTGGTACCGCAGATTTTGCAGGAGCTGGAGGGCTTCGATCGCAACGCAAAATCGAATCCGCTGTTGTTTGTCGGCGCGACCAACGAGCCGTGGGCGCTGGACAGCGCGGTCATGCGGCCGGGTCGATTTGATTCGAAGGTGTACGTGCCCTTGCCCGATGCGCCGGCGCGATTCAAGCTGGTGGAGATTTATCTCGGCAAGCGCCCGCTGGCCGACGATGTGGATTTCGGCGAGATCGTTGAACGGCTCGACGGCTACAGCGGAGCCGACGTCAAGGCGATTGCCGAGAAGGCAGCGACGATTCCGTTCATGAGCGCGATCGGCGGCGGCGAGCCTCGGCCGATCAGCCGGGCCGATATTTTCTCGGTGATCGAGCAATTGCCGCCAAGCGTGAACAAGAACGACCTGCTGCGTTTTGAACGGTTCCGCGCGGGGGGGTAG
- a CDS encoding rhomboid family intramembrane serine protease, with translation MSWEHRDYAYDSDSPQSGGLRSWFGGLPAPGRTIKWIMGANIALWMLCLFTGGDRSPVFQSLSMRTDLVLQGQVWRLVTFTYLHDPQGLGHVFFNMLGLYFLGMYLERDLGPKRFFRFYTFGGVFAVALYLLLTSVNWIAREATLVGASGNVLAVLGACAVRYPGIRLILVLFPVPIRTAVLIFTVLYAFNLFTRGSNAGGDACHLAGMAFGVAWGYRGASWSRRWSHWKERRERNAYEARRRAAASLQVEVDRILEKVHQNGIQSLTEREKKTLADATHKQQATGRR, from the coding sequence ATGAGCTGGGAGCATCGGGATTACGCGTACGATTCCGATTCGCCGCAATCGGGAGGTCTCCGCAGTTGGTTCGGCGGCCTGCCCGCACCGGGTCGCACGATCAAATGGATCATGGGCGCCAACATCGCCCTGTGGATGCTTTGCCTTTTTACCGGCGGCGATCGCAGTCCAGTCTTTCAATCCCTGTCAATGCGGACGGACCTGGTCTTGCAGGGGCAAGTCTGGCGGCTCGTAACGTTCACCTACCTGCATGATCCGCAGGGTTTGGGCCACGTGTTCTTCAACATGCTCGGTCTTTACTTTCTGGGCATGTACCTGGAGCGAGACCTGGGACCAAAGCGGTTCTTCCGTTTTTATACATTTGGTGGCGTGTTTGCGGTCGCCCTCTACCTGCTTCTTACATCGGTGAACTGGATCGCGCGCGAAGCGACCCTCGTCGGCGCATCCGGCAACGTTCTGGCCGTGCTCGGCGCCTGCGCCGTGCGCTATCCCGGCATTCGGTTGATTCTCGTGCTTTTCCCCGTGCCCATTCGTACGGCCGTGCTGATCTTCACCGTTCTGTACGCCTTCAACCTGTTCACGCGCGGATCAAACGCGGGCGGCGATGCGTGCCACCTCGCCGGCATGGCGTTCGGCGTGGCCTGGGGCTATCGCGGAGCGAGCTGGTCGCGCCGCTGGTCACACTGGAAGGAGCGTCGGGAGCGGAACGCGTACGAGGCCCGGCGCCGCGCCGCGGCATCGCTTCAGGTAGAAGTCGATCGCATCCTGGAAAAGGTCCACCAGAATGGGATTCAAAGCCTGACCGAGCGGGAGAAGAAGACCCTCGCCGACGCGACGCACAAGCAGCAGGCGACGGGGCGACGATGA
- the prfA gene encoding peptide chain release factor 1, which yields MSDELNKQLLTRLDALAARYEALTTEMSDPATASNSAKIVRLAKEHHNLGRLVEPYRVYRDLLRQLDETRAMAEDPSGDAELREMAREELPQLELRVTGLMEELIAGLLAGDDANVDSIIMEIRAGTGGDEAALFAGDLFEIYSRYAAAHGFKVEVIDASPGDHGGYREVIFNVKGPGVYTHLGYEGGGHRVQRVPVTETQGRIHTSAATVAVLPEVEETEFEIDWDKDVLEHVSAAGGPGGQNVNKVASAIKLEHKATGITVSMRDERSQHKNRAKARRLLVSRVKQHYDEIERAKRDSTRKSMIGSGDRSERIRTYNFPQNRCTDHRINESYPLEQIVNGELDELIAALRKLDHQQRLMAAAVDA from the coding sequence ATGTCCGACGAACTGAACAAACAACTCCTGACCCGGCTTGATGCGCTGGCAGCGCGATACGAGGCGCTCACGACGGAAATGTCGGACCCGGCGACGGCGTCGAATTCCGCGAAGATCGTGCGGCTCGCCAAGGAGCATCACAATCTCGGTCGCTTGGTGGAGCCGTATCGCGTGTACCGCGATCTACTGCGCCAGCTTGACGAGACGCGCGCGATGGCGGAAGACCCGTCGGGCGATGCCGAGTTGCGCGAGATGGCGCGTGAGGAGCTGCCGCAGTTGGAATTGCGCGTGACCGGTCTCATGGAGGAATTGATCGCGGGCCTGCTGGCGGGCGACGATGCAAACGTCGATTCGATCATCATGGAAATCCGCGCGGGGACGGGCGGCGACGAGGCCGCGCTGTTCGCGGGCGATCTGTTTGAGATTTATTCGCGTTACGCCGCGGCGCACGGCTTCAAGGTGGAGGTGATCGATGCCTCGCCCGGTGACCACGGCGGCTATCGCGAAGTGATCTTCAACGTGAAGGGACCGGGCGTTTACACGCACCTCGGTTACGAAGGCGGCGGGCATCGCGTACAGCGCGTGCCCGTGACCGAGACACAGGGGCGCATTCATACGTCCGCGGCGACGGTGGCCGTTTTGCCGGAAGTGGAAGAGACGGAGTTCGAGATCGACTGGGACAAGGACGTACTGGAGCACGTCAGCGCGGCGGGCGGTCCGGGCGGTCAGAATGTCAACAAGGTGGCTTCCGCGATCAAGCTCGAACACAAGGCAACGGGCATCACCGTCTCCATGCGTGATGAGCGCAGCCAGCACAAGAATCGCGCCAAGGCCCGGCGTCTGCTGGTCAGTCGCGTCAAGCAGCATTACGATGAGATCGAACGGGCCAAGCGCGATTCCACGCGCAAAAGCATGATCGGTTCGGGCGACCGCAGCGAGCGCATCCGCACTTACAATTTTCCGCAGAATCGCTGCACCGACCATCGCATCAACGAGAGCTACCCCCTCGAGCAGATCGTCAACGGGGAATTGGACGAACTGATCGCCGCGCTGCGCAAACTCGATCATCAGCAGCGTCTGATGGCGGCCGCGGTCGATGCCTGA